From a single Candidatus Bathyarchaeia archaeon genomic region:
- a CDS encoding FumA C-terminus/TtdB family hydratase beta subunit, with product MTFNLMTPLSESDIRRLHVGDIVYITGTLVTARDAAHKRIHQYLMESKELPFNLEGLALFHCGPLAKKVDGEWVILAAGPTTSVRMEAFEHEVIEKLKVRLIIGKGGMGEKTKRAMMEHGAAYAMFTGGVAVLAAKYVKRVRDVLWMDLGMPEAVWFLEVENFGPLIIAMDSHGANLFERVAEEAGRRMDGVLGGLRGSVA from the coding sequence ATGACCTTCAATTTGATGACCCCGCTTTCAGAGAGCGATATTCGTAGGCTACATGTTGGTGATATAGTCTACATTACTGGGACTCTGGTTACGGCGCGTGACGCAGCGCATAAAAGAATTCATCAGTATTTGATGGAGTCTAAAGAGCTTCCTTTCAACCTTGAAGGTTTAGCGCTCTTTCACTGCGGCCCCTTAGCTAAGAAAGTTGATGGCGAGTGGGTTATATTGGCGGCTGGGCCGACAACCAGTGTGCGTATGGAGGCATTTGAACACGAGGTCATTGAAAAACTTAAAGTTAGGCTGATAATTGGTAAAGGTGGGATGGGGGAGAAGACTAAAAGAGCCATGATGGAGCACGGCGCAGCCTACGCGATGTTTACCGGTGGAGTAGCCGTTTTAGCGGCGAAATACGTTAAGAGGGTTAGAGATGTTTTATGGATGGATTTAGGCATGCCCGAAGCCGTCTGGTTTCTTGAGGTTGAAAACTTTGGCCCGCTAATAATAGCTATGGACTCTCATGGAGCCAACCTGTTTGAAAGGGTTGCTGAGGAAGCTGGGAGAAGAATGGATGGGGTGCTAGGAGGCCTTAGAGGCTCTGTCGCTTAA
- a CDS encoding DNA primase small subunit PriS: MDNLTFIREAFSTFYSNNVDRVEIPKSIESREFGFTLFKEGVMVRHKGFMNPEDLKDFIKRNVPSNVYYSAAYYSVPEAKMDEKGWLGSDLFFDIDADHIPTKCDKKHDTWTCKGCGLKGKGKTPEKCPNCGNESFDEKTWPCEACLETARSETIKLIDILMDDLGFSDKEVKCSFSGHRGYHVQVDSEDILNLDSNARKEIVDYVTGTGIDAAFHGLEEVRDGKTSFIIGPSLDDIGWRGRMARGLYEFLLTAVDVDLKRLRLKKRTIERILANRDEILESWKVNGPWNIVEGLGLEGWRKIIHHSIAFQSAKVDTVVTVDVHRLIRLPGTLHGKTGLLKISFPVSRIEDFDPLKEALAFRSEDKVEIYVDEAPAFRLGDEVFGPFEKQKVKLPLSAAIFLLCKNAARVID; the protein is encoded by the coding sequence ATGGATAACCTAACTTTTATCCGCGAAGCGTTCTCCACATTTTACAGTAATAATGTTGATAGAGTTGAGATACCGAAATCCATCGAGAGTCGAGAGTTTGGTTTCACGTTATTTAAAGAGGGGGTTATGGTTAGACATAAAGGGTTTATGAACCCTGAAGACCTGAAAGACTTCATTAAAAGAAATGTTCCCTCAAACGTTTATTATTCAGCAGCCTACTATAGTGTTCCGGAGGCTAAAATGGATGAGAAGGGGTGGCTTGGCTCGGACTTGTTCTTCGATATAGACGCTGACCACATACCAACTAAATGTGACAAAAAACATGATACTTGGACATGTAAGGGATGCGGTTTAAAGGGCAAGGGAAAAACACCGGAAAAATGCCCCAACTGCGGCAATGAAAGCTTCGATGAGAAAACTTGGCCTTGTGAAGCGTGTTTAGAGACCGCGAGGAGCGAAACAATAAAGCTGATAGATATATTGATGGATGATTTAGGCTTCTCAGATAAGGAGGTAAAGTGTTCTTTTAGTGGACATAGGGGCTACCATGTTCAGGTTGATAGCGAAGATATCCTAAACCTTGATTCAAATGCCAGAAAAGAGATAGTTGACTATGTGACCGGAACCGGCATAGACGCGGCTTTTCACGGGCTTGAGGAGGTCAGAGATGGGAAGACAAGCTTCATAATCGGCCCGAGCCTAGACGACATCGGCTGGCGCGGGCGCATGGCAAGAGGCCTATATGAGTTTCTTTTAACAGCCGTAGACGTGGATTTAAAGAGGCTCAGGTTGAAGAAAAGAACCATTGAGAGAATTTTAGCTAACAGGGATGAGATTCTAGAGAGCTGGAAGGTGAATGGCCCATGGAATATAGTTGAGGGTTTGGGTTTGGAGGGTTGGCGTAAAATCATTCATCACAGCATCGCATTCCAGTCCGCTAAGGTTGATACTGTCGTCACGGTTGACGTCCATAGACTTATACGCCTACCCGGAACATTGCATGGAAAGACCGGCCTACTTAAAATCTCATTCCCGGTAAGTAGGATTGAGGATTTTGATCCGCTTAAAGAGGCTTTAGCGTTCAGGAGCGAGGATAAGGTTGAAATATATGTTGATGAGGCCCCCGCCTTTAGGCTGGGAGATGAGGTCTTCGGCCCCTTTGAAAAGCAAAAGGTTAAGCTGCCTCTCTCAGCAGCCATCTTCCTTTTATGTAAGAATGCCGCTAGAGTGATTGATTAA
- a CDS encoding DNA primase large subunit PriL, with translation MEGEIILTLNDLAKYPFTPEAANEVKKLDFRIEHLMNPDYRPVLERAEKRIIEALTTNPPEVGYDPHAYSEDVEVLSFPVAIVLVAALANDYVKRRYALAEARRAYEILRTEKEEKIIEIASKFGWRIRALSRQVNFTKFDFAIHFIEYLKNAASFHEKEWKLVNRLVYNGEVYLSKQDVARLLQEEIRRYIESKINLSVGLKVPEEILERVERLRQLCSERMKEAPLEPVPSDVVDDAFPPCMRELYGAVKAGRHVSHVGRFALTSFLLNIGMGPDAIIDLFRKLSDFNERIARYQIEHIAGERGSRTKYTPPKCDTLRTHGLCLGADDLCRRVKHPLTYYLRKTRALRIREKEKMDELKKDENG, from the coding sequence ATGGAGGGAGAAATAATACTTACGCTAAACGATTTAGCTAAGTACCCATTTACACCCGAGGCTGCTAATGAGGTAAAAAAGCTGGATTTTAGGATAGAGCATCTCATGAACCCTGATTATAGGCCTGTGCTTGAGAGGGCTGAGAAGAGAATAATTGAAGCCTTAACGACTAACCCGCCTGAAGTAGGCTATGACCCGCATGCATATAGCGAAGATGTAGAGGTGCTCTCTTTTCCAGTCGCAATAGTTTTGGTGGCGGCTTTAGCCAACGACTACGTTAAGAGGCGGTATGCTTTAGCCGAAGCTAGAAGAGCCTACGAGATCCTTAGGACTGAAAAAGAAGAGAAGATTATTGAAATAGCCAGTAAATTTGGTTGGAGGATAAGGGCATTAAGTAGACAAGTAAACTTCACAAAATTCGACTTCGCCATACACTTCATAGAATATCTAAAGAACGCGGCATCCTTCCACGAGAAGGAATGGAAACTAGTGAATAGGCTGGTTTATAACGGAGAGGTATATTTGTCTAAGCAGGATGTTGCGCGCCTACTTCAAGAGGAGATTAGACGCTATATTGAGTCCAAGATAAATCTCAGCGTAGGCTTAAAGGTTCCCGAGGAGATCTTAGAGCGTGTAGAAAGACTTAGGCAGCTTTGCTCCGAAAGGATGAAGGAGGCTCCTCTCGAACCAGTTCCATCGGATGTTGTAGATGATGCTTTCCCACCATGTATGAGGGAGCTTTATGGGGCGGTTAAAGCTGGGCGGCATGTATCCCATGTTGGGCGGTTTGCTTTAACATCCTTTCTCTTAAATATAGGGATGGGCCCTGACGCTATAATCGATCTATTTCGGAAATTATCTGATTTCAATGAGAGGATAGCTCGATATCAAATCGAGCATATTGCTGGTGAAAGGGGCTCAAGAACGAAGTACACTCCACCTAAATGTGATACGCTACGCACCCATGGGCTATGTTTAGGCGCGGATGACTTATGTAGAAGAGTTAAGCATCCGTTAACCTATTATCTTAGGAAAACAAGGGCTCTCAGAATTAGGGAAAAAGAAAAAATGGATGAGTTAAAGAAGGATGAAAATGGATAA
- the pcn gene encoding proliferating cell nuclear antigen (pcna), with amino-acid sequence MFRIRISDTKTFRSVLDALSTIIDEATFTISPDGIRLRAMDPSRVAMVDFEMKRTSFDEYEATEDSKVCVNLNELKKLLRRAGKDDIIELSLNEEAGQFLVRVRGRYTRTFSLPVLETSEEEVPEPRLTFNAKVTLTASDFYDTLKDVELVSDSVRIETDGERFIMNAKGDVAGAEIEIKKGDDTLISIEAKEPSRATFSLSYLTDIVKAASDTSDIVTLEFSTDMPLRLDFRQRYDGKLVYLLAPRVEVE; translated from the coding sequence TTGTTCAGGATTAGGATTTCAGATACGAAAACATTCCGAAGCGTTTTAGACGCGTTATCTACGATCATAGATGAGGCAACTTTTACGATAAGCCCGGATGGCATAAGGCTTAGGGCTATGGATCCCTCCCGTGTAGCAATGGTTGACTTTGAGATGAAGAGAACTAGCTTCGACGAGTATGAGGCTACAGAAGACTCTAAGGTATGTGTTAACCTCAATGAGCTTAAGAAGCTGCTTAGGAGAGCTGGCAAAGACGATATTATTGAACTCTCTTTGAATGAAGAGGCTGGACAGTTTCTCGTTAGAGTAAGGGGGAGATACACCCGCACGTTTTCACTGCCGGTGTTGGAGACAAGCGAGGAAGAAGTTCCAGAACCAAGATTGACGTTTAATGCAAAGGTAACCCTTACAGCCAGCGACTTCTATGATACTCTGAAGGATGTTGAACTGGTCAGCGACAGCGTTAGAATAGAGACTGATGGCGAAAGGTTCATAATGAATGCTAAAGGCGACGTCGCTGGAGCCGAAATAGAGATAAAGAAGGGCGATGATACGCTGATATCTATAGAGGCTAAAGAGCCTTCGAGGGCAACATTCAGCCTAAGCTACCTGACAGATATCGTTAAAGCAGCTTCAGACACATCTGACATCGTTACACTTGAGTTTTCAACAGATATGCCGTTACGTTTAGATTTTAGGCAACGTTATGATGGTAAACTGGTATATCTGCTGGCGCCAAGGGTGGAAGTTGAATAA
- a CDS encoding transcription factor S, with product MIEFCPNCGTRLIIKRKKDSKETFLSCQKCGYERQVEAPIFSLSRRITEIKPEDNIVVIGEKEQKLKTLPVITVECPKCGNNLAYVWQVQTRGADESSTQFFRCTRCGYTFREYS from the coding sequence TTGATAGAATTCTGCCCAAACTGCGGAACTAGGCTAATTATTAAGCGAAAGAAGGATTCAAAGGAAACTTTCCTCTCATGTCAGAAGTGCGGCTATGAACGGCAAGTAGAGGCTCCGATCTTTTCTCTATCTAGAAGGATCACTGAAATTAAGCCAGAAGACAATATTGTTGTGATCGGGGAGAAGGAGCAAAAACTGAAAACTCTTCCAGTAATCACTGTTGAATGCCCCAAATGCGGAAATAATCTAGCATATGTTTGGCAAGTTCAAACTAGAGGCGCTGATGAGTCATCAACTCAGTTCTTTAGATGCACTAGATGCGGCTACACGTTTAGAGAGTATTCCTAG
- a CDS encoding MBL fold metallo-hydrolase, translated as MPTISLTVGPLYTNCYIVFCEKTHEALIIDPGFTEEEWHKVLSKIRENGLRIKYIVNTHGHVDHISGNSKIKEATGAILATHFRDIDMLIDPAKNLSLMLGLHVVSPLPDIILRGGEEIKVGHIKFRVLHTPGHTPGSISLHCKDLEAIFTGDALFAGSIGRTDFPGSSHRDLMYSIKKKILVLPDETVVYPGHGGSTSVGIERRFNLFLL; from the coding sequence TTGCCAACAATATCTTTAACGGTGGGCCCTCTATACACGAATTGCTACATAGTTTTTTGTGAGAAAACGCATGAAGCACTCATAATAGATCCAGGCTTCACCGAGGAAGAGTGGCATAAGGTTCTCAGCAAGATTAGGGAGAACGGTCTGCGCATTAAATATATAGTTAACACTCACGGGCACGTAGACCACATCAGCGGAAACTCCAAGATCAAGGAGGCTACAGGAGCCATCCTAGCGACGCATTTCAGAGATATCGACATGTTAATTGACCCAGCGAAAAACCTGTCACTGATGCTAGGATTACACGTGGTTTCTCCCCTACCAGACATAATTCTTCGGGGCGGAGAGGAGATCAAGGTCGGGCATATAAAATTTAGAGTTCTTCATACTCCGGGACATACGCCCGGAAGCATATCGCTTCACTGTAAAGATTTGGAGGCCATATTTACAGGGGATGCTTTATTCGCCGGATCTATAGGTAGGACTGATTTTCCGGGCTCTTCACATAGAGATCTCATGTACTCGATAAAGAAGAAGATTTTGGTTCTGCCGGACGAAACAGTGGTGTATCCCGGCCACGGTGGGAGCACAAGCGTCGGCATAGAGCGAAGATTCAATCTCTTTCTATTATAG
- a CDS encoding FAD-binding oxidoreductase, whose amino-acid sequence MMSSNFLNAVVEDLKGIVGERWVITQRDLMESYLRDETPEPIRPKPAENLILVKPSSTKEVSLILKIANDRKIPVFPVGGRTGLVGGSVPTEPGIILSLERMSRIEVDRDNLMAVAEAGATLGDLIKAAEEAGLFFPPHPGDEGAQIGGLIATNAGGARAIKYGVMRNYIRGLGVVLPTGEILSLGGKILKNNVGYDLMQLIIGSEGTLCVITKAVIRLFPKSRSMVTLVIPFDKRSDALKTVPAILRSGVMPLAIEYIQINEILEAAKHLNESWPVQKGFAQLIIILDGMSQEEVLRACEEISLICEANNALDILLAETPEEQNRILKVRSNIYTALKPNMIDILDVTVPPSCLEELMNEVDAISSKYGVYLPAYGHAGDGNLHVHIMKEGIESEDMVKKIKNEIYEKAVRLGGTITGEHGLGKIRLENLRMVLSEKHLEILRSIKRVFDPNNILNPRGLL is encoded by the coding sequence ATGATGTCCTCCAATTTTTTAAACGCTGTTGTTGAGGATTTAAAGGGGATAGTTGGCGAGAGATGGGTTATAACCCAAAGAGATCTCATGGAGAGCTACTTGAGGGATGAAACCCCTGAACCAATTAGACCTAAACCGGCTGAAAACCTGATCCTCGTTAAACCTTCCTCAACAAAAGAGGTTTCGTTAATCCTTAAAATTGCCAACGATAGAAAAATCCCGGTCTTCCCTGTTGGTGGAAGAACTGGGCTGGTCGGAGGATCTGTTCCAACCGAGCCGGGCATAATACTTTCGCTTGAGCGCATGAGTAGAATTGAAGTAGATAGAGATAACCTTATGGCTGTCGCCGAAGCCGGAGCAACGCTAGGCGATTTAATTAAGGCTGCGGAAGAAGCCGGCCTATTTTTCCCTCCTCATCCGGGTGACGAAGGCGCCCAGATCGGTGGGCTGATAGCGACTAATGCTGGCGGGGCTAGAGCCATAAAGTATGGCGTCATGAGAAATTATATTAGGGGCTTGGGGGTCGTTCTTCCAACAGGCGAGATCTTATCATTGGGTGGTAAGATTCTGAAGAATAATGTTGGCTATGACTTAATGCAGCTGATTATTGGAAGCGAGGGAACGCTCTGCGTTATAACGAAGGCTGTGATAAGGCTTTTTCCGAAAAGCAGATCCATGGTCACGTTGGTTATCCCCTTCGATAAGCGTTCAGACGCATTAAAAACTGTTCCGGCGATATTGAGGTCGGGCGTTATGCCTTTAGCAATAGAGTACATCCAAATAAACGAGATACTGGAGGCCGCTAAGCATTTGAATGAGAGCTGGCCTGTTCAAAAAGGCTTTGCTCAACTAATAATTATTCTGGATGGGATGAGTCAAGAGGAGGTTTTAAGGGCTTGCGAGGAAATATCGCTGATATGCGAGGCTAACAATGCCCTAGATATATTGCTTGCCGAGACTCCTGAAGAGCAGAATAGGATTCTAAAGGTGAGAAGCAATATCTATACGGCTCTTAAGCCGAACATGATAGATATTCTGGACGTAACTGTTCCGCCGAGCTGCCTAGAGGAGCTAATGAACGAGGTCGATGCGATAAGCTCGAAGTACGGTGTGTATTTACCAGCCTACGGTCATGCTGGTGACGGGAACCTTCACGTGCACATAATGAAAGAGGGGATAGAAAGCGAGGATATGGTGAAGAAGATAAAGAATGAAATTTACGAGAAAGCTGTGCGCTTGGGCGGTACGATAACTGGTGAGCATGGTCTCGGAAAAATAAGGCTTGAAAACCTGCGCATGGTTCTAAGTGAGAAGCATCTTGAGATCCTAAGAAGCATAAAAAGGGTGTTTGATCCAAACAACATCCTTAATCCGCGCGGCCTCCTATAA
- a CDS encoding electron transfer flavoprotein subunit alpha/FixB family protein → MSDECSVLVFAEQEDGRIHNVTYELLGKGRELADRLKNSLCAVLLGYGLVNEAKELIYYGADKVYLIDHPSLREFDVVKYKHNIVKIVSEVKPDIFLIGATRIGRSLAPRVAAALRTGLTADCVDLDLDEDGNLLQIRPAFSGNIMAQIKTRTKPQMATVRYRVMKPLNRDPSRRGEIIVREADVPEKTGIEILDKVEIRGVNIPEADVIVAAGRGLRSPEDFKILQELATLLGGALGSSRPLVDDGWIGREHQVGFSGNVVKPKVYIALGISGAPQHLFGMRDSDLIIAVNKDPSAPIISVSDYYVIGDLYEIIYPLINEIKRVKGLIK, encoded by the coding sequence ATGTCTGATGAATGCAGCGTCCTAGTTTTTGCCGAGCAGGAAGATGGCAGGATACATAACGTAACATATGAGCTGCTCGGTAAAGGTAGGGAGCTCGCGGATAGGCTCAAAAATTCTCTCTGCGCGGTTCTCCTAGGATACGGCCTTGTAAACGAGGCGAAAGAGTTGATTTATTATGGTGCAGATAAGGTTTACCTTATTGACCATCCCTCCCTCAGAGAATTCGATGTTGTTAAATACAAGCATAATATCGTTAAGATTGTTAGTGAGGTGAAACCCGACATATTCCTGATAGGCGCTACTAGGATTGGTAGGAGCCTTGCGCCTAGAGTTGCAGCGGCTTTAAGAACCGGTTTAACCGCTGACTGCGTTGATCTGGATCTTGATGAGGATGGGAACCTTCTGCAGATTAGACCTGCTTTCAGCGGCAATATTATGGCGCAGATAAAAACTAGAACTAAACCTCAGATGGCAACCGTCAGATACAGGGTTATGAAGCCCTTAAATAGGGATCCAAGTAGGAGGGGTGAAATAATAGTTAGGGAAGCCGATGTTCCGGAGAAAACGGGAATAGAGATTTTAGATAAAGTCGAGATTAGGGGCGTAAACATTCCTGAAGCAGATGTTATTGTAGCCGCCGGCAGGGGGTTAAGAAGCCCGGAAGACTTTAAGATCCTACAGGAGTTAGCTACGCTTCTGGGCGGTGCCTTAGGTTCAAGTAGACCTCTCGTCGACGATGGGTGGATAGGTAGGGAGCATCAGGTTGGATTTAGCGGAAACGTTGTCAAGCCTAAAGTTTACATAGCCCTCGGGATATCAGGCGCTCCTCAACATTTGTTCGGCATGAGGGATTCAGACCTGATCATCGCAGTTAACAAGGATCCGTCCGCGCCGATAATAAGCGTCTCAGACTACTATGTGATAGGAGATTTATATGAGATAATTTACCCATTAATTAATGAGATTAAAAGGGTGAAAGGGTTGATTAAATGA
- a CDS encoding electron transfer flavoprotein subunit beta/FixA family protein yields MNIIVLMKQVPEIEKVRFDPEKGRLDRSSAGATTNPFDLNALEAAVQIKEKLGGLVTAISMGPMKAEEMLRDALARGADRAILLSDERFAGADTLATAYTLAAAIRKIGSFHLVICGEKTVDGDTAQVGPEVAEFLNVPHAAFVEEIQHVDEHNIVVKARMERSHYIIRLSLPALITVTKDVNAPRLPSLRDKLKAMRVPVTIWRYEDLTEVADPQYFGFDGSPTRVIRVFTPTAEKRRGQMISGPPNEVAKKVVQILMENKIL; encoded by the coding sequence TTGAATATAATAGTTCTCATGAAGCAGGTTCCTGAAATCGAGAAGGTTCGATTCGACCCTGAGAAGGGACGCCTCGATAGGAGTTCAGCCGGAGCCACAACAAACCCCTTCGATTTAAACGCTCTTGAGGCCGCAGTACAGATAAAAGAGAAGCTTGGGGGCTTAGTGACCGCGATAAGCATGGGCCCAATGAAGGCTGAGGAGATGCTTAGGGATGCGCTTGCGAGAGGGGCTGATAGGGCGATACTGTTGTCGGACGAGAGGTTTGCTGGCGCCGATACTCTGGCAACCGCCTACACCCTCGCGGCGGCGATAAGGAAGATCGGCTCCTTTCACCTAGTTATTTGCGGTGAGAAAACGGTTGACGGGGATACAGCTCAGGTTGGACCTGAGGTCGCCGAGTTTCTTAATGTTCCTCACGCTGCGTTTGTTGAGGAGATTCAGCATGTGGATGAGCATAACATTGTTGTTAAGGCTAGGATGGAGCGAAGCCACTATATCATTAGGCTTAGTTTGCCGGCTCTAATAACGGTGACAAAGGATGTGAACGCTCCACGCTTGCCGAGTTTAAGGGATAAGTTAAAGGCGATGCGGGTGCCAGTAACAATTTGGAGATACGAGGATTTAACTGAAGTCGCTGATCCACAGTATTTCGGGTTTGACGGTTCGCCCACACGCGTAATCAGAGTCTTTACTCCAACAGCCGAAAAGAGGCGCGGCCAAATGATATCCGGGCCGCCTAATGAAGTGGCCAAAAAGGTCGTTCAGATTCTCATGGAAAACAAGATTCTGTAG
- the proS gene encoding proline--tRNA ligase has protein sequence MKKFENFSEWFDEILFNADILDNRYPVKGFAVYKAWGFKIIKNIIEILERKLDETGHVPMLFPIVIPEDAFAKESEHIKGFSSEVFWVTHAGDRELDKRLLLRPTSETAMYPMFALWIRSHADLPLKVYQSVAVYRYETKATRPLLRMREFLWNEAHTAHKSWEEAEKQVMEAIEIYNYVFKRLGLSYLVLKRPDFDKFAGAVYSIAFDAWNPDGRVNQIGTVHNLGENFAKAFEITYEDVDGVHKNVFQTCYGFGLSRVVAAIIAQHSDDHGLILPPDIAPIQVVVVPILYKGTAREVDAYAKEVYEVIKSGGIRVHLDVSEDKTPGEKYYYWEKFGVPVRVEVGPRDQKERKVTLVKRVDLKRSVVALEDAVSAIRSLFTEITRELEERSSSTLKEFIIDADDQSLLSEIVKLGRKIARVCWCESVECAEKIREVSGGEIRGHRIDVEEKPDKPCVICGRDAKRIVYVARAY, from the coding sequence ATGAAGAAGTTTGAAAACTTCAGCGAATGGTTTGATGAAATACTTTTCAACGCCGACATACTTGACAATAGGTATCCGGTCAAAGGCTTCGCCGTGTACAAAGCGTGGGGCTTCAAAATAATTAAAAATATAATTGAGATTCTTGAAAGGAAGCTCGATGAGACAGGACATGTTCCAATGCTTTTCCCAATCGTCATTCCTGAAGACGCCTTTGCTAAGGAGTCTGAGCATATTAAAGGCTTTAGTTCAGAGGTTTTCTGGGTTACACATGCGGGTGATAGGGAGCTCGATAAAAGGCTTCTTTTAAGACCAACTTCTGAGACAGCCATGTATCCTATGTTCGCTTTATGGATCAGATCTCACGCCGATCTGCCCCTCAAGGTTTACCAGAGCGTCGCAGTCTACAGATATGAAACCAAGGCCACTAGGCCCCTACTGAGAATGAGGGAGTTCCTCTGGAACGAGGCTCACACAGCGCATAAATCATGGGAGGAGGCTGAGAAGCAGGTTATGGAGGCGATAGAGATCTACAACTATGTCTTTAAGCGCTTAGGTTTAAGCTATCTTGTCTTAAAGAGGCCGGACTTCGACAAGTTTGCCGGCGCAGTTTACTCTATAGCGTTTGATGCTTGGAACCCTGATGGTAGAGTAAACCAGATAGGTACTGTACATAATCTCGGCGAGAACTTTGCTAAAGCATTCGAGATAACGTATGAGGATGTCGATGGCGTACATAAAAATGTTTTTCAGACATGCTACGGCTTCGGTTTAAGCCGCGTTGTAGCCGCCATAATAGCTCAGCACAGCGATGATCACGGTCTCATTCTTCCGCCAGATATTGCGCCGATACAGGTAGTTGTAGTTCCAATCCTGTATAAAGGGACTGCGCGTGAAGTAGACGCCTATGCGAAAGAAGTCTACGAGGTGATTAAGTCAGGCGGCATAAGGGTTCACTTAGATGTATCTGAAGATAAGACCCCCGGAGAGAAATACTATTATTGGGAGAAGTTCGGCGTACCAGTTAGAGTTGAGGTTGGGCCTAGAGATCAGAAAGAGAGGAAAGTTACACTCGTTAAAAGGGTTGACTTAAAGAGATCTGTTGTCGCCCTTGAGGACGCTGTCTCAGCTATAAGAAGCCTCTTTACCGAGATAACGAGGGAGCTGGAAGAAAGGAGCAGTTCAACTCTTAAAGAGTTCATTATCGATGCCGATGATCAATCCTTGCTCAGCGAGATAGTCAAATTGGGCAGGAAGATTGCGAGGGTCTGCTGGTGTGAGAGCGTAGAGTGCGCCGAGAAAATAAGGGAGGTTTCTGGCGGAGAGATAAGGGGCCATAGAATCGATGTCGAAGAGAAGCCTGATAAGCCATGCGTAATATGTGGGCGCGATGCGAAGAGAATCGTATATGTGGCGAGAGCATATTAG
- a CDS encoding translation initiation factor IF-2 subunit beta, with translation MSHEYEEMLNEAYKQLPSEVFKRERLEVPRASSATFGSRTFLNNFREICDTLNRDPVHVLRYLSKEMATSGAIEGSRAVFQGRFENEDFDRLIRRYMEEFVICPICKRPDTKIIKEKRFNFLVCEACGAKSPVRRI, from the coding sequence ATGAGCCACGAGTATGAAGAGATGCTGAATGAAGCGTATAAGCAGCTTCCATCGGAGGTCTTCAAGCGTGAAAGGCTTGAGGTGCCGAGAGCCTCCTCCGCAACGTTTGGTTCAAGGACTTTTCTAAACAACTTCAGGGAAATATGCGATACTTTAAATAGGGATCCGGTACACGTCTTAAGATACTTGTCGAAGGAGATGGCGACCTCAGGCGCGATCGAGGGCTCAAGAGCCGTCTTCCAAGGAAGATTTGAAAACGAGGACTTTGATAGGCTTATTAGGCGCTACATGGAGGAGTTCGTCATATGCCCGATTTGCAAGAGGCCTGATACAAAAATTATTAAGGAAAAGAGGTTTAATTTTTTGGTGTGCGAAGCTTGCGGGGCCAAGTCGCCGGTTAGACGCATATAA
- a CDS encoding DUF424 family protein produces the protein MEVYVKITKWGRHTLLAVCDTDILGKTFRKGGIVFEVKEEFYNGYKTTVENALELIEKSTIVNLCGRNIVEKAIERGFVHPEAVFEICGVLHAQIMKMI, from the coding sequence TTGGAAGTATATGTCAAAATTACTAAGTGGGGGAGGCACACTCTCCTAGCGGTATGCGACACGGATATACTTGGGAAGACGTTCAGGAAGGGCGGCATAGTCTTCGAGGTTAAAGAGGAGTTTTACAACGGCTATAAGACGACCGTGGAGAATGCTCTAGAATTAATTGAGAAGTCAACGATAGTTAACCTATGCGGACGAAACATAGTTGAAAAAGCGATTGAGAGGGGTTTCGTCCACCCAGAGGCAGTATTTGAGATATGCGGTGTCCTACATGCACAAATAATGAAGATGATATAG